A section of the Leptospira noumeaensis genome encodes:
- a CDS encoding prolipoprotein diacylglyceryl transferase, with the protein MLDRIPIPNPFGWEGLSTFSLLMMLAFLVGSYLLPKELERRKLDPSHSDWLIFLGILGTLIGAKIFFIFEIWDQVFIDVPGYDGKYTYPLTHWNGFPGHPGLWSSLFSGGGLVFFGGLLFGWLFITIYFRHHKLDIGAYYDAVVPALSMGYAIGRLGCFVSGDGCYGFATDARIPFFVFDFHGAHPSGVPVWNTPVMESIMAFGYFAYFQFWARYQNFRKWSIGAQFLIIHGFARLIIEFLRVNKAVIPFIDPPTLVNIPDANGNPTFLTGYYWHGFSQSQYISIALILFGVYLLVSKKLWLKEETTV; encoded by the coding sequence ATGTTAGATCGAATTCCGATTCCAAATCCCTTTGGCTGGGAGGGTTTGTCCACTTTCAGCCTTCTTATGATGTTGGCCTTTCTTGTTGGTTCTTACCTCCTTCCCAAAGAGTTAGAACGTAGGAAATTGGATCCGAGCCATTCGGATTGGTTGATTTTTCTTGGGATTTTAGGCACCTTAATTGGAGCTAAAATTTTCTTTATCTTCGAAATTTGGGACCAAGTGTTCATCGATGTTCCTGGTTATGATGGAAAGTATACTTACCCACTCACCCATTGGAATGGTTTCCCTGGTCACCCTGGCCTTTGGTCATCCCTCTTTAGCGGTGGTGGTCTTGTTTTTTTTGGTGGTCTTCTTTTTGGATGGCTCTTCATCACTATTTACTTCCGACACCACAAACTAGACATCGGCGCCTATTACGACGCAGTTGTTCCTGCACTGAGTATGGGTTATGCGATTGGAAGGCTGGGATGTTTTGTGAGTGGGGATGGCTGTTATGGTTTTGCCACTGATGCGAGGATTCCATTTTTTGTTTTTGATTTCCATGGTGCCCACCCTTCTGGTGTTCCGGTTTGGAATACACCAGTAATGGAATCCATCATGGCCTTTGGATATTTTGCTTACTTCCAGTTTTGGGCCAGATACCAAAACTTTCGTAAATGGAGTATTGGTGCACAGTTTCTCATCATCCACGGATTTGCAAGACTCATCATCGAGTTCTTACGTGTGAACAAAGCAGTGATTCCTTTTATTGATCCTCCTACTCTTGTGAACATTCCAGATGCAAACGGAAACCCAACATTCCTTACTGGTTACTACTGGCATGGATTTTCTCAGTCACAATACATCTCGATTGCACTGATTCTTTTTGGTGTGTATTTGTTAGTTTCCAAAAAACTTTGGCTCAAGGAAGAAACAACAGTATGA
- a CDS encoding crotonase/enoyl-CoA hydratase family protein has product MNPSPFFEIEKRKNVAILWLNRPEKRNAMNWPFWRDLPDMVDQINADPQIHCFVIAAKGKSFSTGLDLEEFFQEFKPVVQGELADGREKLYQLILTMQKGINAVYNSKKPSIALIQKHCIGGGLDLVSACDIRYASEDAVFSLRESKVAIVADMGSLQRLPHLIGNAHTRELALTGKDITAEEALQMGLVTKVTKDFDSLLQAGLKTAEEIAENPTIVIRGVKQVLNHGIGKTIEEGLDYVAVWNASMLDSKDFRAAIGGFMERKRPVYNPETRVD; this is encoded by the coding sequence ATGAACCCTTCTCCATTTTTCGAAATTGAAAAGAGAAAAAACGTAGCCATCCTTTGGCTCAACCGCCCCGAAAAACGAAATGCCATGAACTGGCCTTTTTGGCGTGACCTTCCGGATATGGTGGACCAAATCAATGCTGACCCACAAATTCATTGTTTTGTGATCGCTGCCAAAGGAAAATCTTTCTCGACAGGGCTTGATTTGGAAGAGTTCTTTCAAGAATTCAAACCTGTGGTGCAAGGAGAACTTGCGGATGGTAGAGAAAAACTTTACCAACTGATTCTGACCATGCAAAAGGGAATCAACGCGGTTTACAATTCTAAAAAACCATCCATTGCCCTTATACAAAAACATTGTATCGGTGGTGGACTCGATTTAGTTTCTGCCTGTGACATTCGTTATGCGTCAGAGGATGCCGTATTTTCCTTACGCGAATCCAAGGTTGCGATTGTGGCCGATATGGGATCTTTACAAAGACTCCCCCATCTGATTGGAAATGCTCATACGAGAGAACTAGCTTTGACCGGAAAAGATATCACTGCAGAGGAAGCCTTGCAAATGGGACTTGTGACCAAAGTCACAAAAGACTTTGATTCCTTACTCCAAGCAGGACTCAAAACAGCAGAAGAAATCGCAGAAAATCCAACCATAGTGATTCGTGGGGTCAAACAAGTTCTAAACCACGGAATTGGAAAAACCATCGAAGAAGGTCTAGACTATGTTGCCGTTTGGAATGCGAGTATGCTCGATTCTAAAGATTTCCGTGCGGCAATCGGTGGGTTTATGGAAAGAAAACGACCAGTTTACAACCCAGAAACCCGGGTAGACTAA
- a CDS encoding tetratricopeptide repeat protein has protein sequence MSSFFSLIREAKLLEEEKEFTRAFNVYAESESHTTNESALIKIKAKKAWCLYAVGNPKETESLFQDIIKNYPSHPLSITVYSRYLIKLKKFKSAKILLQKSILYFPSYLENYLLLASLLKDMERSEEAIKVLKKALSQEHLSNGRGIDRKDIWAELGSLYFSRGDFNSALASLKKSLKMVEPEEFLYYDLLALCYLEAEDPENGLVSIKTHIEFCKEIDPETLIILARAHCRLGKLEEAANNLIQAYSIEDSLYLKAADFIDFAPLLRNGFFTTLENIEWEEP, from the coding sequence ATGAGTTCCTTTTTTTCCCTAATCCGCGAAGCCAAACTCCTGGAAGAGGAAAAGGAATTCACACGGGCATTTAATGTCTATGCGGAAAGTGAGTCACACACAACAAACGAATCGGCTCTCATCAAAATCAAAGCAAAAAAAGCTTGGTGTTTGTATGCGGTCGGAAACCCAAAAGAAACAGAATCACTGTTTCAAGACATTATAAAAAATTATCCATCTCATCCTTTAAGTATCACCGTATACTCGCGTTATCTGATCAAATTAAAGAAATTTAAATCTGCAAAAATATTACTTCAAAAAAGTATTCTCTATTTTCCTTCCTATTTAGAAAACTACCTCCTCCTTGCCTCTCTCCTAAAAGATATGGAACGATCAGAGGAAGCAATTAAGGTATTAAAAAAAGCACTTTCTCAGGAACACTTAAGTAATGGCCGGGGCATTGATAGAAAAGACATCTGGGCCGAACTTGGGTCTTTGTATTTTTCTCGCGGTGATTTTAACTCAGCACTTGCCTCTTTAAAAAAATCACTCAAGATGGTGGAACCAGAAGAGTTCCTCTATTATGATCTTTTAGCCCTTTGTTATTTGGAAGCGGAAGATCCGGAAAACGGACTAGTCTCTATTAAAACCCATATCGAATTCTGCAAAGAAATTGATCCAGAAACGCTGATTATTTTGGCTCGTGCCCATTGCCGATTGGGCAAACTTGAAGAAGCAGCAAACAACTTAATCCAGGCTTACTCCATTGAAGATTCTTTATATTTAAAAGCAGCCGATTTTATTGATTTTGCACCATTACTCAGAAATGGTTTTTTTACAACCTTGGAGAATATTGAATGGGAAGAACCATGA
- a CDS encoding AAA domain-containing protein encodes MGRTMKQEFGSLKEEILNVKTILSKEREYERSLFLEKGQDSKAIKAAELEDLRFVVGNTWRADFHISPSPKSKEWLKPGIPVLLQGTTETIFGNIFKTSDIKLTVQVRGDYEWEDNEFQISKWFQESTYDLYNDIITKVLADTESESHKKLNWILGFGLGEKTTPPKAKPDKPPLERIFEIHDYGVIFGPPGTGKTTLLMQAVEKIKENKESLLTLCPTNFACDYIVELALKKGIRVIRLGNSTKIKEEVLPYHIDHLIQTHPDQKQIHNWQTELKALQKKANSWKRNFGKEEREERKAIRKEAKFLLGTIREAESNIRTKLLDSAELIVSTFSGFGNEFKKGRTFDYVFVDEATQSLDPGCYLAMYAGKKTFFLGDPRQLGASYSHPDHQSLHSFLEKAVTFDSGERIIFLEKQFRMKQEILGFPNETYYENKIITHPDAKWNESIDISTIFGSNPPIVWIDTAGSDSEEDTEGEEPSFFNETEIQTVEKLFQLGIPKEIATVISPYRGQVEKLIQASEGRWFTQTIDSFQGRESEIVILSLVRSNDDGEIGFLLNPKRLNVALTRAKSHLILIGDSGTLCQNKEFQNLYSYIESVGEIRSIYEFMD; translated from the coding sequence ATGGGAAGAACCATGAAACAAGAGTTTGGTTCATTAAAAGAAGAAATTCTGAATGTAAAAACAATTCTAAGTAAAGAAAGAGAATACGAACGTTCTTTATTTTTAGAAAAAGGCCAAGACTCCAAAGCCATTAAAGCTGCCGAATTAGAAGATTTACGATTTGTTGTTGGAAATACTTGGAGGGCAGATTTTCATATTTCACCTTCGCCAAAATCGAAAGAATGGTTAAAACCAGGAATACCAGTCCTCCTCCAAGGTACAACAGAAACGATTTTTGGAAATATATTCAAAACATCTGATATAAAACTCACCGTACAAGTTCGAGGTGATTACGAATGGGAAGATAACGAATTTCAAATTTCTAAGTGGTTCCAAGAATCAACCTATGATTTGTATAATGATATCATCACAAAAGTATTGGCCGACACAGAAAGTGAATCGCATAAAAAACTAAATTGGATTCTGGGATTTGGACTCGGGGAAAAAACAACGCCACCCAAAGCAAAGCCAGACAAACCGCCACTCGAACGAATCTTTGAAATTCATGATTACGGAGTGATCTTTGGTCCACCGGGAACAGGGAAAACAACCTTACTCATGCAAGCTGTAGAAAAAATCAAAGAAAACAAAGAATCGCTATTAACACTTTGTCCTACAAACTTTGCTTGCGATTATATTGTGGAACTCGCTTTAAAAAAAGGGATCAGAGTCATTCGTCTCGGAAACTCCACCAAAATCAAAGAAGAAGTTTTACCTTACCATATAGATCATCTCATTCAAACACATCCTGATCAAAAACAAATTCATAACTGGCAGACTGAACTAAAAGCCCTCCAAAAAAAAGCCAACTCTTGGAAACGTAATTTTGGAAAAGAAGAAAGGGAAGAACGAAAGGCAATACGTAAGGAAGCTAAGTTTTTACTCGGGACGATCAGAGAAGCAGAATCAAACATTCGCACTAAGTTGCTCGACAGTGCTGAACTGATTGTATCTACCTTTTCAGGATTTGGAAATGAATTCAAAAAAGGCAGAACTTTCGATTATGTGTTTGTGGATGAGGCCACCCAAAGTTTGGATCCAGGATGTTATCTTGCAATGTATGCAGGGAAAAAAACTTTCTTTTTGGGAGATCCGAGACAACTAGGAGCTAGTTACTCTCATCCAGATCACCAGTCCCTACATAGTTTTTTAGAAAAAGCGGTAACCTTTGATTCAGGAGAACGAATTATATTCTTAGAAAAACAATTTCGAATGAAACAGGAAATCCTTGGGTTTCCCAACGAAACCTATTACGAAAACAAAATCATAACCCATCCAGATGCAAAATGGAATGAGTCAATCGACATTTCGACGATCTTCGGTTCCAATCCACCAATCGTTTGGATTGATACTGCAGGTAGTGATTCGGAAGAAGATACAGAAGGAGAAGAACCTAGTTTTTTTAATGAAACAGAAATTCAAACAGTTGAAAAACTCTTCCAACTCGGAATTCCCAAAGAAATCGCAACAGTCATTTCACCTTACAGAGGCCAGGTGGAGAAATTGATCCAGGCTTCGGAAGGTCGTTGGTTTACCCAAACCATTGATTCTTTCCAAGGGAGAGAATCAGAAATTGTAATCTTAAGTTTGGTTAGGTCTAATGACGATGGTGAGATTGGATTTTTATTAAATCCCAAAAGATTGAATGTAGCCTTAACTAGGGCCAAGTCCCACTTAATTCTTATTGGGGACTCAGGAACCCTTTGCCAAAATAAAGAGTTCCAAAATCTTTATTCCTATATAGAATCCGTCGGTGAAATCCGTTCCATTTATGAATTTATGGATTAG
- a CDS encoding adenylate/guanylate cyclase domain-containing protein, whose translation MGQKRAIATSASEERLEKLLEERLNPGSNQEIIDKRIWDLFGETWCVMFTDLSGFSRGVAKFGIIHFLQTIYESQRILIPVLDEFDGILMKDEGDSLMVLFRNTNKAIQCAIQMQKACKRYNEGKSAEEQILLCVGLGFGKILKIGDTDVFGAEVNAASKLGEDTAKAWEILVTSAVKENADETTDFDFEPISEIPPGSDGAFRLVYTLEEPKWVVL comes from the coding sequence ATGGGACAAAAACGAGCCATTGCTACCTCCGCTTCGGAAGAACGATTAGAAAAACTTTTAGAAGAACGACTGAATCCTGGCTCCAACCAAGAAATCATCGACAAACGAATTTGGGATCTTTTCGGGGAAACTTGGTGTGTGATGTTTACCGACCTTTCTGGGTTTTCTCGTGGTGTTGCTAAATTCGGAATCATTCATTTTCTACAAACCATCTATGAATCCCAACGTATCCTCATTCCTGTTTTGGATGAGTTTGATGGAATCCTGATGAAAGATGAGGGCGATAGTCTTATGGTTCTCTTTCGTAATACCAACAAAGCCATTCAATGTGCGATCCAAATGCAAAAAGCATGTAAGCGATACAATGAAGGTAAATCGGCAGAGGAGCAGATTTTACTTTGTGTGGGACTTGGGTTTGGAAAAATATTAAAGATTGGGGATACCGACGTATTTGGAGCTGAAGTTAATGCTGCATCAAAGTTAGGTGAAGATACGGCCAAAGCCTGGGAAATTTTAGTCACAAGTGCAGTGAAAGAAAATGCTGATGAAACCACAGATTTCGATTTTGAACCCATATCGGAAATCCCTCCAGGTTCTGATGGAGCCTTTCGTTTGGTTTATACTTTGGAAGAACCCAAATGGGTTGTGTTATAA
- a CDS encoding DoxX family protein, whose translation MNDIKSSKTTLWVGRVLSGLVIAFLLFDAWGKLAELEIVLTTMGELGIPGSLSITIGSILLVITILYAIPQTSAFGALLLTGYLGGAVVIHVRVGNPLFSHTLFPVYVGILLWVGLALRNRKVKDLFWVF comes from the coding sequence ATGAATGATATCAAAAGTTCAAAAACCACACTTTGGGTTGGAAGGGTCTTAAGTGGTCTGGTCATTGCTTTTTTACTCTTTGATGCTTGGGGTAAACTTGCCGAATTAGAAATTGTTTTAACAACTATGGGAGAATTGGGTATACCTGGATCACTATCGATAACCATTGGATCCATCCTACTTGTGATAACCATTCTGTATGCAATCCCTCAAACATCTGCGTTTGGTGCTCTGTTGCTGACAGGGTATTTAGGTGGTGCTGTTGTCATTCATGTTCGTGTAGGAAATCCACTTTTTAGCCATACTCTTTTTCCAGTGTATGTAGGGATTCTACTTTGGGTGGGACTTGCCTTAAGAAACAGAAAAGTAAAAGATTTATTTTGGGTTTTCTAG
- a CDS encoding MarR family winged helix-turn-helix transcriptional regulator yields the protein MEITNFKKTTRKYFETALNMHEAIAKKASLTGTDHKYLGYLIENGEMSAGDLAKISGLTTGAITGVIDRLEKNKLVKRKFLPADRRKVMIVPNLEKANQLFAPIFKKLQKDTDLLISSFSSRELEVVHRYFESAIGIMEKMSKNLQEKNEI from the coding sequence ATGGAAATTACAAATTTTAAAAAAACAACGCGTAAATACTTTGAAACTGCTCTGAATATGCATGAGGCAATTGCAAAAAAAGCCAGTCTCACGGGAACAGATCATAAATATTTAGGATATTTGATTGAAAACGGAGAAATGAGTGCTGGGGATCTAGCAAAGATTTCCGGTCTTACAACCGGAGCCATTACAGGTGTGATTGATCGGTTAGAGAAAAATAAGTTAGTAAAACGAAAATTTTTACCAGCGGATAGACGAAAGGTGATGATTGTTCCTAATTTAGAAAAGGCAAACCAATTGTTTGCACCAATCTTCAAAAAATTACAAAAAGATACGGATCTTTTGATTTCTAGTTTTTCAAGTCGGGAGTTAGAAGTAGTTCATCGTTATTTTGAATCCGCCATTGGAATTATGGAAAAAATGTCTAAAAATTTACAGGAAAAAAATGAAATATGA
- a CDS encoding SH3 domain-containing protein, with product MKNKIVLLTIACASFTACSKNAEVAWHKNCDAKTNKASLDFTVPLYSEADSNSKVVEFVPAGTVVKVFEARNHNVWAPKYFVKVQTAKNEGYMSPRCFVVNQDPEKSVWRYSKGLVKDYSPFYSPTDKEHYPRGYEYGSLKDLPKEKIPLSDLTKGLEEVPYTNKNMLKQN from the coding sequence TTGAAAAACAAAATTGTATTACTAACGATCGCTTGTGCAAGTTTCACAGCTTGTTCCAAAAACGCAGAAGTGGCATGGCATAAAAATTGTGATGCCAAAACCAACAAAGCAAGTTTGGATTTTACAGTTCCTTTGTATTCAGAAGCAGATTCTAACTCTAAAGTGGTGGAATTTGTTCCTGCAGGAACTGTTGTCAAAGTATTTGAGGCTCGTAACCATAATGTTTGGGCTCCAAAATATTTTGTAAAAGTGCAAACAGCAAAAAACGAAGGTTATATGAGTCCACGTTGTTTTGTTGTGAACCAAGATCCAGAAAAAAGTGTTTGGAGATATTCCAAAGGTCTCGTAAAGGATTATAGTCCTTTTTACAGTCCAACCGACAAAGAACACTACCCACGTGGTTATGAGTATGGTAGCTTAAAAGATCTTCCAAAAGAAAAGATCCCACTTTCTGACCTAACGAAAGGTTTGGAAGAAGTGCCTTACACAAACAAAAACATGTTAAAACAAAACTAA
- a CDS encoding c-type cytochrome, which yields MKQNIFRVLALAGLLVLVNCDYKTPVYEYFPSMYDSPARESQEADSFATNGSASRIPPKGAIPVGYFPYPYAAEATPDTLPGADKGLKNPIAKANLGDLMIGEKRYQTYCTPCHGVRGLGNGTVVGPAPRFQQSPPSVVSDKIRGWSDGQVYHIITMGRGLMGSYAYQIEPEDRWKLIAYIRKLQEYEVQNKKAN from the coding sequence ATGAAACAAAACATCTTTAGAGTTTTAGCACTCGCGGGACTCCTTGTTCTCGTGAATTGCGATTACAAAACTCCCGTTTATGAATACTTTCCTAGTATGTATGATTCTCCTGCACGTGAGTCACAAGAAGCTGATTCTTTTGCGACAAATGGATCTGCTTCTCGGATTCCTCCCAAAGGAGCAATCCCTGTAGGATATTTTCCATACCCTTATGCAGCAGAAGCAACTCCTGACACACTTCCAGGGGCAGACAAAGGATTAAAAAATCCAATCGCCAAAGCAAACTTAGGTGATTTAATGATTGGTGAAAAACGTTACCAAACCTACTGCACTCCTTGCCATGGGGTAAGGGGGCTTGGAAATGGAACGGTAGTAGGACCCGCACCAAGGTTCCAACAATCACCTCCTTCTGTTGTTTCTGACAAAATCAGAGGTTGGTCCGATGGGCAAGTTTACCATATCATCACTATGGGTCGTGGACTTATGGGAAGTTATGCTTACCAAATCGAACCAGAAGACAGATGGAAGCTCATTGCTTACATCCGAAAACTTCAAGAATATGAAGTTCAAAATAAAAAGGCGAACTAG
- a CDS encoding DUF3341 domain-containing protein: MYLPKLEQFHKYKEMDEGVLGLFETPEAIIHAAEKAKEKDYKGFDCILPYPVHGIDEAMGTPRSGLPWVTFFAGIFGCTIGILFQYLTHAHDWPLNISGKSLNAWFAYVPIIFELTVFSAGIYTVAALCFLSGIPKATRRILHPDLTSHRFGLWIPKSAKGYNESEVLSFVKGLGGAEVTVVKPENQK; encoded by the coding sequence ATGTATCTTCCAAAATTAGAACAGTTTCACAAATATAAAGAAATGGATGAAGGAGTTCTCGGTCTTTTCGAGACTCCCGAAGCAATCATACATGCGGCAGAAAAAGCCAAAGAAAAAGACTACAAAGGATTTGATTGTATCCTTCCGTATCCTGTTCACGGGATCGATGAAGCGATGGGAACTCCAAGATCTGGACTTCCTTGGGTCACTTTCTTTGCTGGTATCTTTGGTTGCACGATCGGGATTCTCTTTCAGTATCTCACTCATGCCCATGACTGGCCTCTCAATATCTCTGGAAAATCTCTCAACGCATGGTTCGCCTATGTGCCCATCATCTTTGAATTAACAGTATTTTCTGCAGGGATTTACACCGTAGCTGCACTATGTTTTTTAAGCGGTATTCCCAAAGCAACCCGTCGTATCCTTCACCCGGATTTGACATCTCACAGGTTCGGACTTTGGATTCCAAAATCTGCAAAAGGTTATAACGAATCAGAAGTTCTTTCTTTCGTAAAAGGCCTTGGCGGAGCAGAAGTAACCGTGGTAAAACCGGAGAACCAAAAATGA
- the nrfD gene encoding NrfD/PsrC family molybdoenzyme membrane anchor subunit — protein MSLTQAVRDKLDIPDLVTGGKSLKDVTVDIAKPNEDFPTKLWWNTFLLVLTITLIDVAIIGYLFYEGLYLLGINNPVGWGFFVVNFVFWIGIGHAGTLISAVLFLFRQGWRTGINRAAEAMTIFAVLVAASNLILHVGRPWLGFWLFPYPNERGPLWVNFRSPLIWDTFAVSTYLSISMVFWYLGLIPDLATLRDRATETWRKNLYNVLSFGWVGSARSWSHLEIVSMILAALSTPLVLSVHTIVSFDFAVSILPGWHTTIFPPYFVAGAIFSGFAMVVTLMVIAREVFNLKNYITMKHLDNMNKIMMVTGLIVGLAYGTEFFIAWYSGNEYEVFAFWNRAFGPYGWAYFIMISCNVLSPQVFWFRKLRYNIPVMFVASLVVNVGMWFERFVIMMTLNRDFLPSSWAMYTPTLFDYAMLIGTFGIFFTLFLLWCRIMPVIAIAEVKTVMPQKEGAHH, from the coding sequence ATGTCATTAACACAAGCAGTTAGAGATAAATTAGACATCCCCGACCTGGTAACAGGCGGGAAGTCGCTTAAAGATGTAACCGTTGATATCGCAAAACCAAACGAAGATTTCCCTACCAAACTTTGGTGGAATACTTTTCTTTTGGTTCTTACGATCACCCTGATCGACGTAGCCATCATCGGATATTTGTTTTATGAAGGTCTTTACTTACTCGGGATCAACAACCCGGTAGGTTGGGGATTTTTCGTAGTCAACTTCGTATTCTGGATCGGTATCGGTCACGCAGGAACTTTGATTTCTGCGGTTCTTTTCCTCTTCCGTCAAGGTTGGAGAACAGGGATTAACCGTGCTGCGGAAGCGATGACAATCTTTGCCGTACTTGTTGCGGCATCGAACCTCATCCTTCACGTAGGTCGTCCTTGGCTCGGATTTTGGTTGTTTCCTTATCCAAACGAAAGAGGTCCACTTTGGGTGAACTTCCGTTCCCCACTCATCTGGGATACGTTTGCGGTATCAACCTATCTTTCCATCTCCATGGTGTTCTGGTATTTAGGACTCATTCCTGACTTAGCAACACTTCGTGACCGTGCGACTGAAACTTGGAGAAAGAACTTATACAACGTTCTTTCCTTTGGTTGGGTTGGATCGGCAAGGTCTTGGTCTCATTTGGAAATCGTTTCCATGATTCTTGCAGCTCTTTCCACTCCACTCGTTCTATCGGTTCACACCATTGTATCCTTCGACTTCGCTGTTTCCATCCTTCCAGGTTGGCACACGACCATCTTCCCTCCATACTTTGTTGCCGGTGCGATTTTCTCCGGATTTGCGATGGTGGTAACCCTTATGGTCATTGCTCGTGAAGTGTTTAACTTAAAGAACTACATCACGATGAAACACTTGGACAACATGAACAAAATCATGATGGTAACCGGTCTTATTGTGGGACTTGCTTACGGAACAGAATTTTTCATCGCTTGGTATTCTGGAAACGAATACGAAGTATTCGCATTCTGGAACAGAGCTTTTGGTCCTTACGGTTGGGCATACTTTATCATGATTTCTTGTAACGTATTGTCACCTCAAGTGTTCTGGTTCCGCAAACTTCGTTATAACATCCCAGTGATGTTTGTTGCATCCCTTGTGGTAAACGTAGGTATGTGGTTCGAACGATTTGTGATCATGATGACACTGAACCGTGACTTTCTACCATCCAGCTGGGCTATGTATACACCGACACTTTTCGACTACGCAATGTTAATCGGAACTTTTGGTATCTTCTTTACTCTCTTCCTTCTCTGGTGCCGAATTATGCCAGTGATTGCGATTGCAGAAGTAAAAACAGTGATGCCACAGAAAGAAGGAGCACACCACTAG